From one Idiomarina sp. X4 genomic stretch:
- the panB gene encoding 3-methyl-2-oxobutanoate hydroxymethyltransferase, producing the protein MATTSIATLQKMKREGVKISSLTAYDSSFAKLMTEQGVDFMLVGDSLGNVVQGRNSTVPVTLGDMVYHTECVRRGAPDAFVISDMSFMTYSTPEQTYDNAAVLMQAGANMVKLEGGEWLEETIKGLHTRGIPVCAHLGLLPQSVNVLGGYKVQGKEEQQAENTLRQAKALEAAGAQLLVLECIPSSLGKRITDALNIPTIGIGAGPDTDGQILVMHDMLGMNSDYLPKFAKDFLAPGGSLADAFRLYTEQVRSGEFPAPEHCYK; encoded by the coding sequence ATGGCTACAACCAGTATTGCTACATTGCAAAAAATGAAGCGCGAAGGCGTTAAAATTAGTTCGTTAACCGCCTACGACTCCAGCTTCGCAAAATTAATGACCGAACAAGGTGTCGACTTTATGCTTGTCGGCGACTCTTTAGGTAATGTTGTTCAGGGTCGCAATTCGACCGTGCCTGTCACACTCGGCGACATGGTCTACCATACAGAGTGCGTGCGCCGCGGTGCACCCGATGCCTTCGTGATTAGCGATATGTCGTTCATGACCTACTCAACACCGGAGCAAACTTACGATAATGCCGCAGTACTTATGCAAGCCGGCGCCAATATGGTGAAACTGGAAGGCGGTGAGTGGCTGGAAGAGACCATTAAAGGTCTACATACCCGTGGTATCCCGGTTTGTGCACACCTTGGTTTGCTGCCGCAGTCCGTCAATGTATTAGGCGGCTACAAAGTACAAGGCAAAGAAGAGCAACAGGCAGAAAATACGCTGCGTCAGGCAAAAGCGCTTGAAGCGGCAGGTGCTCAACTGTTGGTTCTGGAATGTATTCCATCCAGTTTAGGCAAACGTATTACCGATGCTTTAAACATTCCAACCATTGGTATTGGCGCAGGCCCTGACACCGACGGCCAGATATTGGTAATGCACGACATGCTGGGCATGAACAGTGACTATTTGCCTAAATTTGCCAAAGACTTTCTGGCGCCGGGAGGCTCTCTTGCCGACGCGTTTCGTTTATACACCGAGCAAGTGCGCTCGGGCGAATTTCCGGCTCCGGAGCACTGCTATAAATGA
- the panC gene encoding pantoate--beta-alanine ligase, translated as MKVLKSLQELREWRSAQQQVALVPTMGNLHDGHLQLVKNALQHCDTVVVSIFVNPMQFGPNEDLDSYPRTLEADCSALETLGVSAVFTPTVNDVYPRGLEQQTKVSVPGISDILCGASRPGHFEGVATIVCKLFNMVQPQVAVFGEKDYQQLQVIRLMTQDLSLPVDVVGVPTQREASGLALSSRNGYLTAEEKTQATALYKSLQDAKAGLERQEDFELVESQAVQQLGKAGFKVDYFSIRNSDDLQPASEKDEKWVILAAAFLGKTRLIDNLQVDNPAAT; from the coding sequence ATGAAGGTACTAAAAAGCTTACAGGAGCTTCGTGAGTGGCGTAGTGCGCAGCAGCAGGTTGCACTCGTTCCGACCATGGGCAATTTACATGACGGGCACTTACAGCTGGTAAAAAATGCGCTACAACATTGCGACACTGTCGTGGTGAGTATTTTTGTAAACCCAATGCAGTTTGGCCCTAACGAAGATCTCGACAGCTACCCCAGAACCTTAGAGGCCGACTGCAGCGCATTAGAAACGTTGGGGGTTAGTGCTGTCTTTACCCCGACGGTCAACGATGTTTACCCGCGCGGACTGGAGCAACAAACAAAGGTTAGCGTGCCCGGCATTAGCGATATTCTCTGTGGCGCCAGCCGCCCGGGCCATTTTGAAGGTGTCGCGACCATTGTTTGTAAACTGTTCAATATGGTGCAACCACAAGTCGCTGTTTTTGGTGAGAAAGACTACCAACAGCTGCAAGTTATTCGCCTAATGACTCAGGATTTAAGCTTGCCGGTAGACGTTGTCGGCGTGCCAACACAGCGAGAAGCCAGTGGTTTAGCTTTAAGCTCACGCAACGGTTATTTAACAGCGGAAGAGAAAACTCAAGCAACCGCTCTTTACAAAAGCCTTCAAGATGCGAAGGCGGGGCTTGAACGTCAGGAAGACTTTGAACTAGTAGAGTCTCAGGCGGTGCAACAATTAGGAAAAGCAGGCTTTAAAGTGGACTACTTTAGCATCCGCAATTCCGATGACTTACAGCCCGCCTCAGAAAAAGATGAAAAGTGGGTCATATTGGCCGCTGCTTTTCTCGGCAAAACCCGCCTGATAGATAACCTTCAGGTTGATAACCCAGCGGCCACTTAA
- the folK gene encoding 2-amino-4-hydroxy-6-hydroxymethyldihydropteridine diphosphokinase: MAQHKAYVALGSNLNDPLNNLLSALSRLNRSNSWRLVSYSSLYGSKPMGPQDQPDYVNAVCQLSTNLPAYDLLQSLHAIEDEFGRKRVRHWGERTLDLDLLLFDDETHQNSDLTVPHPGLYERSFVLYPLLEIAPSLVLPNGKTVTEQTKALTENGLDVLVYQSSISL, translated from the coding sequence ATGGCTCAGCATAAAGCCTATGTCGCACTGGGGAGTAATTTAAACGACCCACTCAATAACTTACTCAGTGCGCTTTCACGATTAAATCGGTCCAATAGCTGGCGCCTTGTCAGCTATTCGTCACTGTACGGCAGCAAGCCCATGGGACCGCAAGATCAGCCAGACTACGTCAATGCAGTCTGTCAGTTAAGTACAAACCTGCCCGCCTACGATTTACTGCAGTCACTTCATGCTATTGAAGATGAATTCGGCCGCAAACGAGTTCGTCACTGGGGGGAGCGTACATTAGATCTCGACTTGTTATTATTCGATGACGAGACGCACCAAAACTCAGACTTGACGGTTCCTCACCCGGGCCTGTATGAGCGCAGCTTTGTCTTGTATCCTCTGCTTGAAATAGCACCGTCACTTGTCTTGCCCAATGGAAAAACAGTGACTGAACAAACCAAGGCACTTACCGAAAATGGCCTTGACGTGCTAGTCTACCAGTCATCTATTTCTTTATAA
- the gluQRS gene encoding tRNA glutamyl-Q(34) synthetase GluQRS, whose protein sequence is MYRGRFAPTPSGPLHLGSLVAAVGSYLDAHAHHGQWLVRIEDVDKPRAVPGAADIILGQLEAHGLTWDGDVIFQSERDEVYQSCIDSLTSTGFIYQCDCSRKAIRERGGVYDGYCRTRQPRPTPYALRYINSAPVNQFNDRALGVQHGDTNTCAEDFVVKRRDAFYAYQLAVVVDDIEQGISDIVRGSDLVVPSFWQLTLWQHITSAQPRMMHLPLVTSDDGRKLSKQNHAPAINSQHAPNNLLTALNYLGIETHEVSETRAIGEILAFAVQKWRKKWHITPA, encoded by the coding sequence ATGTACCGAGGCCGATTTGCCCCGACCCCGTCGGGGCCTTTACATTTGGGCTCGTTAGTAGCAGCTGTTGGTAGCTACCTAGACGCTCATGCACACCATGGCCAGTGGCTTGTTCGCATTGAGGATGTCGACAAACCTCGCGCCGTTCCCGGTGCGGCTGATATTATCCTCGGTCAACTTGAAGCTCACGGACTCACCTGGGACGGCGACGTTATTTTCCAAAGCGAACGTGACGAGGTTTACCAAAGCTGCATCGACTCATTAACCTCCACAGGTTTTATTTATCAATGTGATTGTTCACGTAAAGCCATTCGTGAACGCGGCGGTGTTTATGATGGTTACTGCCGCACTCGTCAACCACGTCCTACACCCTACGCACTTCGTTATATTAACAGCGCCCCTGTTAACCAATTCAATGACCGCGCGCTCGGGGTACAGCACGGCGATACAAATACCTGCGCAGAAGATTTCGTCGTCAAACGTCGTGATGCATTTTACGCATACCAGTTAGCGGTGGTGGTTGATGATATTGAGCAAGGCATTAGCGATATTGTGCGCGGCAGCGACCTAGTTGTACCGAGCTTTTGGCAGCTTACTTTATGGCAGCATATTACTAGCGCCCAGCCCAGAATGATGCATTTGCCGTTAGTCACATCCGACGATGGCCGCAAGCTCAGCAAGCAGAATCACGCGCCGGCAATAAACAGCCAACACGCACCTAATAATTTGTTAACGGCGCTGAATTACCTGGGTATTGAAACACACGAGGTCAGCGAAACACGGGCCATTGGTGAGATACTGGCCTTTGCGGTGCAAAAGTGGCGCAAAAAGTGGCACATTACGCCCGCTTGA
- the pcnB gene encoding polynucleotide adenylyltransferase PcnB — protein sequence MPRDKHPVSRNDISKNALKVLYRLHNSGFDAYLVGGCVRDILLGIQPKDFDVTTNATPEQVKSLFRNCRLIGRRFRLAHVVFGKEIIEVATFRGHHADEPDSKTAKKNQHAHSDEHGQLVRDNVYGTIEEDAERRDFTANALYYNIADFAIYDFANGVDDINKGVLRLIGDAETRYREDPVRMLRAVRFATKLNMQMDNAVREPINELASLLANIPPARLFDEFLKMFMSGKATANFSLMMELGLFQQLFPILKGHLSDAQSPAYQMLLKAFKDTDKRIAEDKRVTPAYLIAVLLWWPLLARKEQLENEGGLPPMDAINIAAADVVHRQSQRVSIPKRFSLPAREIWQLQRRLQVTKGGRAMKALEHKRFRAAYDFMLLRAHAQPDEKKLAELAQFWTEAQNNPAKLKTGKSGAPTGKPRRRRRGPRKKKPQNNPDNGSA from the coding sequence ATCCCAAGAGATAAACACCCCGTATCCCGGAACGACATTAGCAAAAACGCACTTAAAGTCTTGTACCGCTTACATAACAGCGGCTTTGACGCTTACTTAGTGGGCGGCTGTGTGCGTGATATTTTGTTAGGTATTCAACCGAAAGACTTTGATGTAACCACCAACGCAACGCCCGAGCAGGTGAAGTCGCTATTTAGAAACTGCCGTCTTATTGGTCGTCGCTTTCGCCTGGCGCATGTCGTGTTTGGCAAAGAGATTATTGAAGTCGCTACGTTCCGCGGACACCACGCGGACGAACCTGATTCAAAAACGGCCAAGAAAAACCAGCACGCACACAGTGATGAGCATGGCCAGTTAGTGCGCGATAACGTCTATGGCACCATAGAAGAAGATGCCGAGCGCCGCGACTTCACTGCAAATGCGCTGTATTACAACATTGCCGACTTTGCCATTTATGACTTTGCTAACGGCGTCGACGACATCAATAAGGGTGTTTTGCGATTAATTGGCGATGCGGAGACACGCTACCGCGAAGATCCGGTTAGAATGCTGCGTGCGGTGCGTTTTGCGACCAAGCTCAACATGCAAATGGATAACGCAGTCCGCGAACCGATTAATGAGTTGGCTTCGTTGTTAGCGAACATTCCGCCTGCACGCCTGTTTGATGAATTTTTGAAAATGTTTATGTCAGGTAAAGCCACAGCAAACTTTTCACTGATGATGGAGCTAGGGCTCTTCCAACAGCTATTCCCAATACTCAAAGGGCATTTAAGTGATGCTCAGTCACCGGCGTATCAAATGCTGTTGAAAGCCTTTAAGGATACGGATAAACGTATTGCTGAAGACAAACGCGTAACGCCGGCATACCTCATTGCTGTACTGTTATGGTGGCCGCTTCTGGCTCGCAAAGAGCAGCTGGAAAATGAAGGCGGCCTGCCACCGATGGATGCAATAAACATTGCAGCTGCCGATGTGGTACACAGGCAGTCTCAGCGTGTTTCGATTCCTAAACGCTTCAGTCTACCCGCTCGTGAAATTTGGCAGCTGCAAAGACGTTTGCAAGTCACAAAAGGTGGTCGTGCCATGAAAGCGCTTGAGCACAAACGCTTCCGTGCCGCTTATGACTTTATGCTGCTACGTGCCCACGCCCAGCCAGATGAGAAAAAGCTGGCTGAACTGGCACAGTTCTGGACAGAAGCTCAGAATAATCCGGCGAAGCTGAAAACTGGCAAGTCCGGCGCACCTACCGGCAAGCCCAGACGCCGTCGTCGCGGGCCGCGTAAGAAGAAGCCACAAAACAATCCAGATAATGGCTCAGCATAA
- the dksA gene encoding RNA polymerase-binding protein DksA: protein MPQGKEKKTHGILALAGLEPYQEKQGEEYMNDAQRAHFRRILEEWRRQLRQEVDRTVHHMKDEAANFPDPVDRAAQEEEFSIELRTRDRERKLIKKIEKTLQKIEDDDFGFCDSCGIEIGIRRLEARPTADLCVDCKTLAEMKEKQMTGA from the coding sequence ATGCCTCAAGGCAAGGAAAAGAAAACCCATGGCATTCTGGCACTAGCCGGCCTGGAGCCTTATCAGGAGAAGCAGGGCGAAGAGTACATGAATGACGCGCAGCGTGCGCATTTTCGTCGTATTCTGGAAGAGTGGCGTCGTCAGTTACGTCAGGAAGTTGACCGCACCGTGCATCATATGAAAGATGAAGCGGCGAACTTTCCTGATCCTGTTGATCGCGCAGCACAAGAAGAAGAGTTCAGCATTGAGCTGCGTACTCGTGACCGCGAGCGTAAACTGATTAAGAAAATAGAGAAAACGCTGCAAAAAATTGAAGACGACGACTTCGGTTTTTGCGATTCATGCGGCATAGAAATTGGTATCCGCCGCTTAGAAGCACGCCCAACAGCGGACCTCTGCGTTGACTGCAAAACTCTCGCAGAAATGAAAGAGAAACAGATGACAGGAGCCTAA
- the panP gene encoding pyridoxal-dependent aspartate 1-decarboxylase PanP produces MSSKPEVAEVSEESLYRIFTIPEAPDSTLSKIEKHLSENLMGFLGDHIVAREKPLQEIERDFDRSQIPEEPQFVSDHTEFLLDKLVAHSVHTASPRFIGHMTSALPYFLLPLAKLMVGLNQNLVKIETSKAFTPLERNVIGMLHHLVYREEATFYNRWMHSAQHSLGAFCSGGTIANMTALWVARNRLLQADGNFGGIAADGIAAGLQHYGYSRLTVVVSERGHYSLSKAADVLGIGRRNLVAVPTDSNNRIRIDKLRETCEAISAEGGKVLALVGVAGTTETGHIDPLDEMADVAEDIGAHFHIDAAWGGATLLSEQHRSLLHGVERADSITIDAHKQMYVPMGAGLVLFKNPSLVKSIEHHAEYIIRQGSKDLGSHTMEGSRAGMAMMVFSAMHVIGRRGYELLINNSIDKARYFSKLISEQDDFEVITEPELCILTYRFVPPRVKKALESATPEQLARLTPHLNALTRYIQKRQRETGRSFVSRTKLTPAQYHHEPTVVFRVVLANPLTTHDMLEEVLEEQREIASKATSLRGALHTEMRELGMLN; encoded by the coding sequence TTGAGCTCTAAACCCGAAGTGGCTGAGGTTAGTGAAGAATCGCTTTATCGCATTTTCACCATTCCGGAAGCGCCCGACTCGACACTGAGTAAAATCGAAAAGCATTTGTCCGAGAACCTCATGGGGTTTTTGGGTGATCATATCGTTGCGCGCGAAAAGCCTCTGCAGGAAATTGAGCGAGACTTCGACCGGTCACAAATTCCAGAAGAACCGCAGTTTGTTTCTGACCATACTGAATTTCTGCTCGACAAATTGGTGGCTCACTCCGTACATACGGCCTCCCCACGCTTTATTGGTCACATGACGTCAGCATTACCCTATTTTTTATTGCCACTGGCGAAGCTGATGGTTGGCTTGAACCAGAACCTGGTGAAAATAGAAACATCAAAAGCATTTACGCCTCTGGAGCGTAATGTCATTGGTATGCTGCATCACTTGGTTTACCGCGAAGAAGCGACGTTTTATAACCGTTGGATGCACAGTGCACAGCACTCATTGGGCGCCTTTTGCTCAGGCGGGACTATCGCCAATATGACGGCATTGTGGGTAGCACGAAACCGACTATTACAAGCCGACGGTAATTTCGGGGGCATTGCTGCGGACGGTATTGCTGCTGGCTTGCAGCATTATGGCTATTCACGATTGACGGTGGTGGTTTCTGAACGCGGGCACTACTCGTTGAGCAAAGCTGCTGATGTTCTGGGTATTGGTCGGCGCAATTTAGTGGCAGTGCCCACAGACAGTAATAACCGGATTCGTATCGATAAGCTTCGTGAAACCTGTGAAGCGATATCTGCAGAGGGCGGCAAAGTACTGGCACTGGTTGGTGTGGCTGGTACCACGGAAACGGGACACATTGACCCGCTAGACGAGATGGCCGATGTCGCCGAAGATATTGGCGCGCATTTTCATATTGATGCTGCATGGGGTGGCGCAACCCTATTATCTGAGCAGCACCGGTCACTATTGCATGGTGTTGAGCGTGCCGACAGCATTACCATTGATGCCCACAAGCAAATGTACGTGCCGATGGGAGCTGGCTTGGTATTGTTTAAGAACCCATCATTGGTGAAATCGATAGAGCACCACGCCGAATACATTATTCGACAGGGTTCCAAAGATTTAGGCTCTCATACCATGGAAGGCTCCCGGGCGGGCATGGCCATGATGGTTTTTTCCGCTATGCACGTGATAGGGCGCCGGGGTTATGAGCTGCTAATTAACAACAGTATTGATAAAGCGCGTTACTTTTCGAAACTTATTAGTGAGCAGGATGACTTCGAGGTCATTACCGAGCCGGAGCTGTGTATATTGACTTATCGCTTTGTGCCACCAAGAGTCAAAAAGGCACTTGAAAGCGCAACACCGGAGCAGCTGGCGCGTTTAACCCCGCACTTAAATGCGCTAACGCGTTATATTCAAAAACGTCAGCGTGAAACCGGGCGTTCATTTGTGTCGCGGACCAAGCTGACACCAGCACAGTACCATCACGAGCCGACGGTTGTCTTCCGTGTTGTGCTGGCAAATCCGCTAACGACGCACGACATGCTCGAGGAAGTACTGGAAGAGCAGCGTGAAATCGCTTCTAAAGCCACGAGCCTTAGAGGAGCGTTGCATACCGAGATGCGTGAACTCGGTATGCTGAACTAA
- the trmB gene encoding tRNA (guanine(46)-N(7))-methyltransferase TrmB has product MNEARPVSSNQHGPHEDTVAVVERHLGNTFKKPFQEHNLRAFEDINAQVEDWNGPIILDSCCGVGESTAKLAEQHPDAMVIGIDKSAHRLARHSHYQNNEKGQRYWVVRADLIDFWRLANQANWTLEKHCILYPNPWPKASHLSRRWHGSPVWKDVVELGGHLHMRSNWSLYLLEVTQALMVSGCQAQVSLVKNDEEVMTPFERKYKISGQPLWQLDADLSKET; this is encoded by the coding sequence ATGAATGAAGCAAGACCGGTTAGTAGTAACCAACATGGGCCGCACGAAGACACGGTAGCCGTGGTTGAGCGTCATTTAGGCAACACGTTCAAAAAGCCATTTCAGGAGCATAACCTCAGGGCATTTGAAGATATTAATGCGCAAGTTGAGGATTGGAATGGACCGATTATTTTGGACTCTTGCTGTGGTGTCGGAGAGAGCACGGCGAAACTGGCTGAGCAGCATCCCGATGCCATGGTTATTGGTATTGATAAGTCAGCACACCGGTTGGCGCGTCATAGTCATTACCAGAATAATGAAAAAGGCCAGCGCTACTGGGTCGTTCGGGCTGATCTTATCGACTTTTGGCGTCTGGCCAACCAGGCCAACTGGACGCTTGAAAAACATTGTATTTTATACCCAAATCCCTGGCCCAAAGCATCACACTTGTCTCGGCGCTGGCATGGTAGCCCGGTATGGAAAGACGTCGTTGAGCTTGGTGGGCACTTACATATGCGCTCCAATTGGAGCCTTTACTTGCTGGAAGTAACACAAGCGCTTATGGTGAGTGGTTGTCAGGCACAGGTATCACTTGTTAAAAACGACGAAGAGGTTATGACGCCGTTTGAGCGCAAGTATAAAATCAGTGGCCAGCCGTTGTGGCAGCTTGACGCAGATTTATCGAAGGAGACGTAA